A region from the Agrococcus sp. SL85 genome encodes:
- a CDS encoding peptide deformylase → MTVREIRVFGDPVLRTKADPVDPASPATAALVQDLLDTVQVPGRAGVAACQIGTAQAAFSFLVDGRLGYVLNPRIDEVRGEPELVDEGCLSVPDLGFPTPRHPWCRVIGVDLDGAELVLEGEGLMAQMLQHEMAHLDGKLYLQALERGTRAVAMEAVRNAPWY, encoded by the coding sequence ATGACGGTCCGCGAGATCCGGGTCTTCGGCGATCCCGTGCTGCGCACGAAGGCCGACCCGGTCGACCCGGCGTCGCCCGCGACGGCGGCGCTCGTGCAGGACCTCCTCGACACCGTGCAGGTGCCGGGCCGCGCGGGCGTCGCCGCCTGTCAGATCGGCACGGCGCAGGCGGCGTTCTCGTTCCTCGTCGACGGCCGCCTCGGCTACGTGCTGAACCCACGCATCGACGAGGTGCGCGGCGAGCCCGAGCTCGTCGACGAAGGCTGCCTCTCGGTGCCCGACCTCGGCTTCCCGACGCCCCGCCACCCCTGGTGCCGCGTGATCGGCGTCGACCTCGACGGCGCGGAGCTCGTGCTCGAGGGCGAGGGCCTCATGGCGCAGATGCTCCAGCACGAGATGGCCCACCTCGACGGCAAGCTCTACCTGCAGGCGCTCGAGCGCGGCACGCGCGCGGTCGCGATGGAGGCCGTGCGGAACGCCCCCTGGTACTGA
- a CDS encoding class I SAM-dependent methyltransferase, translating into MIVPDAGQDAAAVADHYDELDLVYRRIWGEHVHHGLWTTGRESPAQAVEALVDAVAERLRLAPGQRGVDIGCGYGGTARRLAATRGIRVTGLTLSAEQAAFAAARGGDGVEVRVADWLDSGLPSASADAAWSIESSEHMVDKPAFFAEAHRVLSPGGRMVVCAWLSREAPSRWQVRHLLEPICREGRLPSMGTRQEYEAMAREAGFAVVGFEDVSSRVARTWTICARRLARALVVDREVRDMGLRARNRVFALSIPRLILAYRTGAMRYGILTLERRGG; encoded by the coding sequence ATGATCGTGCCGGACGCCGGCCAGGACGCCGCCGCCGTGGCCGACCACTACGACGAGCTCGACCTCGTCTACCGCCGCATCTGGGGCGAGCACGTGCACCACGGGCTCTGGACGACGGGCCGCGAGTCGCCGGCGCAGGCGGTCGAGGCGCTCGTCGACGCGGTCGCCGAGCGCCTGCGGCTCGCGCCCGGGCAGCGCGGCGTCGACATCGGCTGCGGCTACGGCGGCACGGCGCGGCGGCTCGCCGCGACGCGCGGCATCCGGGTCACCGGCCTCACGCTCTCGGCCGAGCAGGCGGCCTTCGCCGCCGCGCGGGGCGGCGACGGGGTCGAGGTGCGCGTCGCAGACTGGCTCGACAGCGGCCTGCCCTCCGCCTCGGCCGACGCCGCCTGGTCGATCGAGTCGAGCGAGCACATGGTCGACAAGCCCGCGTTCTTCGCCGAGGCGCACCGCGTGCTCTCCCCGGGCGGGCGCATGGTCGTGTGCGCGTGGCTCTCGCGCGAGGCGCCGAGCCGCTGGCAGGTGCGGCACCTGCTCGAGCCCATCTGCCGCGAGGGCAGGCTGCCGTCGATGGGCACGCGGCAGGAGTACGAGGCGATGGCTCGCGAGGCGGGCTTCGCGGTCGTCGGCTTCGAGGACGTGAGCAGCAGGGTCGCGCGCACCTGGACGATCTGCGCCCGCCGCCTCGCGCGGGCGCTCGTCGTCGACCGCGAGGTGCGCGACATGGGGCTGCGCGCGCGGAACCGCGTCTTCGCGCTCTCGATCCCCCGCCTGATCCTCGCCTACCGGACGGGCGCCATGCGCTACGGCATCCTGACGCTCGAGCGGCGCGGCGGCTGA
- a CDS encoding lysophospholipid acyltransferase family protein, which produces MFYWLLRHWVVGPYMNRVFRPWVVGLDNIPETGGAIIAGNHLSVIDSFLMPLVLQRRIYFLAKSDYFTGKGLKGRLIRWFFLGVGQLPMDRSGGAASSQSLSAALDKLAEGQLIGIYPEGTRSPDGKLYRGRTGVARMVLDARVPVVPCVMVDTEKVMPIGRTLPRVGRVGIRFGEPLDFSRYYNLEGDRFVLRSITDEIMVALNRLSDQEYVDIYASSVKSRVEAERKALAAGRAAR; this is translated from the coding sequence ATGTTCTACTGGCTGCTGCGGCACTGGGTCGTCGGCCCGTACATGAATCGGGTGTTCCGCCCCTGGGTCGTCGGGCTCGACAACATCCCCGAGACCGGCGGCGCGATCATCGCGGGCAACCACCTCTCGGTCATCGACTCGTTCCTCATGCCGCTCGTGCTGCAGCGCCGCATCTACTTCCTCGCGAAGTCCGACTACTTCACCGGCAAGGGCCTCAAGGGCCGCCTGATCCGCTGGTTCTTCCTCGGCGTCGGCCAGCTGCCCATGGACCGCTCGGGCGGCGCCGCGAGCTCGCAGAGCCTCTCGGCCGCGCTCGACAAGCTCGCCGAGGGCCAGCTCATCGGCATCTACCCCGAGGGCACGCGCAGCCCCGACGGCAAGCTCTACCGCGGCCGCACGGGCGTCGCCCGCATGGTGCTCGACGCGCGCGTGCCGGTCGTGCCGTGCGTCATGGTCGACACCGAGAAGGTCATGCCCATCGGCCGCACGCTGCCGAGGGTGGGCCGTGTCGGCATCCGGTTCGGCGAACCGCTCGACTTCTCGCGCTACTACAACCTCGAGGGCGACCGCTTCGTGCTGCGCTCGATCACCGACGAGATCATGGTGGCGCTGAACCGCCTCTCCGACCAGGAGTACGTCGACATCTACGCCTCGAGCGTGAAGTCGCGGGTCGAGGCCGAGCGGAAGGCGCTCGCGGCCGGTCGTGCCGCCCGCTGA
- a CDS encoding AMP-dependent synthetase/ligase, protein MPEITAPDGVTPAIVPADPTANVTDLLEDTLRRDPDAALFAIPEGEGWRDVSTREFHRQVVALAKGFVAAGLQPGDAVGFMCRVRYEFSLVDFALWYAGARMVPVYETSAPSQIEWILSDGGATRMILEDAELVSRFDEAHGELPAITDVWRIDRGDLDRLVEAGKDVPDDEIERRRTLANGDDLATLIYTSGSTGRPKGTMLTHANFVELSRNAKESLAEVVAPGASTLLFVTQAHVFARFISVLAIAAGVKVGHQADTKQLVASMGSFKPTFFLAVPRVFEKVYNASEQKAEAGGKGKIFRRAAQVAVAHSKALDAGHVPLGLKLQFALFDRLVLSKLKTALGGRMVYAVSGSAPLSTFLAHFYRSLGIRILEGYGLTETTAPATVNVPDDFRIGTVGKALPGVGVRIADDGEILIKGICVFAGYWHNEEATREAFTADGWFHSGDVGTLDADGYLTITGRKKELIVTAGGKNVAPNALEDPIRSNTIIGQPVVVGDQRPYIGALITLDSEMLPTWLENNGHDKGMSLADAAKHPAVVEEVRQQIVRANQGVSRAESVRRFAILPTEFVEANGHLTPKMSIKRHNILKDFAADVEGLYTPGAHAHDVGE, encoded by the coding sequence GTGCCCGAGATCACCGCCCCCGACGGCGTCACGCCGGCGATCGTCCCCGCGGACCCCACGGCCAACGTCACCGACCTGCTCGAGGACACCCTGCGCCGCGACCCCGACGCCGCCCTCTTCGCGATCCCGGAGGGCGAGGGCTGGCGCGACGTCTCCACCCGCGAGTTCCACCGGCAGGTCGTCGCCCTCGCGAAGGGCTTCGTCGCCGCGGGCCTCCAGCCCGGCGACGCCGTGGGCTTCATGTGCCGCGTGCGCTACGAGTTCTCGCTCGTCGACTTCGCCCTCTGGTACGCCGGCGCCCGCATGGTGCCCGTGTACGAGACGAGCGCGCCCTCGCAGATCGAGTGGATCCTCTCCGACGGCGGCGCGACGCGCATGATCCTCGAGGACGCCGAGCTCGTGAGCCGCTTCGACGAGGCGCACGGAGAGCTGCCCGCGATCACCGACGTGTGGCGCATCGACCGCGGCGACCTCGACCGCCTCGTCGAGGCCGGGAAGGACGTGCCGGACGACGAGATCGAGCGCCGCCGCACGCTCGCGAACGGCGACGACCTCGCGACCCTCATCTACACCTCCGGCTCGACGGGCCGCCCCAAGGGCACGATGCTCACGCACGCGAACTTCGTCGAGCTGAGCCGCAACGCCAAGGAGTCGCTCGCCGAGGTCGTTGCGCCCGGCGCCTCGACGCTGCTGTTCGTCACGCAGGCGCACGTCTTCGCCCGCTTCATCTCGGTGCTCGCGATCGCCGCCGGCGTCAAGGTCGGCCACCAGGCCGACACGAAGCAGCTCGTCGCCTCGATGGGCTCCTTCAAGCCCACGTTCTTCCTCGCGGTGCCGCGCGTGTTCGAGAAGGTCTACAACGCGAGCGAGCAGAAGGCGGAGGCCGGCGGCAAGGGCAAGATCTTCCGCAGGGCCGCGCAGGTGGCCGTCGCGCACTCGAAGGCGCTCGACGCGGGCCACGTGCCGCTCGGCCTCAAGCTGCAGTTCGCGCTCTTCGACCGCCTCGTGCTGTCGAAGCTGAAGACGGCGCTCGGCGGCCGCATGGTCTACGCCGTCTCGGGCTCCGCGCCGCTGTCGACCTTCCTCGCGCACTTCTACCGCTCGCTCGGCATCCGCATCCTCGAGGGCTACGGCCTCACCGAGACCACGGCGCCCGCGACGGTCAACGTGCCCGACGACTTCCGCATCGGCACGGTCGGCAAGGCGCTCCCGGGCGTCGGCGTGCGCATCGCCGACGACGGCGAGATCCTCATCAAGGGCATCTGCGTCTTCGCCGGCTACTGGCACAACGAGGAGGCCACGAGGGAGGCCTTCACGGCCGACGGCTGGTTCCACTCGGGCGACGTCGGCACGCTCGACGCCGACGGCTACCTCACCATCACCGGCCGCAAGAAGGAGCTCATCGTCACGGCCGGCGGCAAGAACGTGGCCCCGAACGCGCTCGAGGACCCGATCCGCTCGAACACGATCATCGGCCAGCCGGTCGTCGTCGGCGACCAGCGGCCCTACATCGGCGCGCTCATCACGCTCGACTCCGAGATGCTGCCGACCTGGCTCGAGAACAACGGCCACGACAAGGGCATGTCGCTCGCCGACGCCGCGAAGCACCCCGCGGTCGTCGAGGAGGTGCGGCAGCAGATCGTGCGCGCCAACCAGGGCGTCTCGCGCGCCGAGTCGGTGCGGCGCTTCGCGATCCTGCCCACCGAGTTCGTCGAGGCGAACGGCCACCTGACGCCGAAGATGTCGATCAAGCGCCACAACATCCTCAAGGACTTCGCGGCCGACGTCGAGGGCCTCTACACCCCGGGCGCGCACGCGCACGACGTCGGCGAGTAG
- the pknB gene encoding Stk1 family PASTA domain-containing Ser/Thr kinase, with protein MPVDPRDPVIGRLLDRRYEVGQRIARGGMASVYEGFDLRLERKIAVKVMHPHLGDDEQFRERFIQEARAAARLAHPNVVNTYDQGEEDGFAWLVMELVPSITLRDLLAERGRVTPGQALDVLEAILAGLAAAHRAGIVHRDLKPENILLAHDGRIKIGDFGLARAATANTATGKALLGTIAYLSPELVTRGTADTRSDLYAVGIMLFEMLTGRQPFTGDEPMQIAFQHANEQVPLPSSVADGVPESLDSLVHWATQRDPNLRPADAGELLAEVHALRERGLGRTATRVLQPVSEDDRSTTVIQRPSTGRRRPLAAAVAAPATVEDAGDGAATTALARRATVRRRRGVLWLALVLVGALLAAGIGWWFNLGPGGRSTVPDVRGETEASAIAILQERGIEVSEAVSEPDYDIAAGSALRTVPGAGAEIGNGDAVQLVLSAGRRSLPVPPLAGLPRDQAEAAIVEAGFAVAHGDPDAIFSGDVEAGTVIAATAPDGTSLAELQTLEERSPVALLLSLGPVPAAAGQTAEAARAALAEVGLEADFSAEEHSLEVPAGTLISVAVPEGQVRPGAVIGGVVSLGPRMLDVPDVVGRPITEAVETIRAAGFDPQLTTNVPDFLQPTLQIVSQDPQGGQLAEGSPVALDATY; from the coding sequence GTGCCCGTCGACCCCCGCGACCCCGTCATCGGACGGCTGCTCGATCGACGGTACGAGGTGGGCCAGCGCATCGCGCGCGGCGGCATGGCGAGCGTCTACGAGGGCTTCGACCTGCGCCTCGAGCGGAAGATCGCCGTGAAGGTCATGCACCCGCACCTCGGCGACGACGAGCAGTTCCGCGAGCGCTTCATCCAGGAGGCGCGCGCCGCGGCCCGCCTCGCGCACCCGAACGTCGTCAACACCTACGACCAGGGCGAGGAGGACGGCTTCGCGTGGCTCGTCATGGAGCTCGTGCCCTCCATCACGCTCCGCGACCTGCTCGCGGAGCGCGGCAGGGTCACCCCCGGCCAGGCGCTCGACGTGCTCGAGGCGATCCTCGCGGGCCTCGCTGCCGCGCACCGCGCGGGCATCGTGCACCGCGACCTGAAGCCCGAGAACATCCTGCTCGCGCACGACGGCCGCATCAAGATCGGCGACTTCGGCCTCGCGCGCGCCGCGACGGCCAACACCGCGACGGGCAAGGCGCTGCTCGGCACGATCGCCTACCTCTCCCCCGAGCTCGTCACGCGCGGCACCGCCGACACGCGCAGCGACCTCTACGCCGTGGGCATCATGCTCTTCGAGATGCTCACCGGCAGGCAGCCCTTCACGGGCGACGAGCCGATGCAGATCGCGTTCCAGCATGCGAACGAGCAGGTGCCGCTGCCCTCGAGCGTCGCCGACGGCGTGCCCGAGTCGCTCGACTCGCTCGTGCACTGGGCGACGCAGCGCGATCCGAACCTGCGGCCCGCCGACGCGGGCGAGCTGCTCGCCGAGGTGCACGCGCTCCGCGAGCGCGGGCTCGGCCGGACCGCGACGCGCGTGCTCCAGCCCGTCTCGGAGGACGACCGCTCCACCACCGTCATCCAGCGCCCCTCGACCGGGCGTCGCCGGCCGCTCGCCGCGGCCGTCGCGGCCCCCGCGACCGTCGAGGACGCGGGCGACGGCGCCGCCACGACCGCCCTCGCCCGGCGCGCGACCGTGCGCCGGCGCCGCGGCGTGCTGTGGCTCGCGCTCGTGCTCGTCGGCGCGCTCCTGGCGGCGGGCATCGGCTGGTGGTTCAACCTCGGCCCAGGGGGCCGCTCGACCGTGCCCGACGTGCGGGGCGAGACGGAGGCGAGCGCGATCGCGATCCTCCAGGAGCGCGGGATCGAGGTCTCGGAGGCCGTGAGCGAGCCGGACTACGACATCGCCGCGGGCAGCGCCCTGCGGACGGTGCCGGGGGCCGGTGCCGAGATCGGCAACGGCGACGCCGTGCAGCTCGTGCTCTCGGCCGGGCGCCGCTCCCTGCCGGTGCCGCCGCTCGCGGGGCTGCCGCGCGACCAGGCCGAGGCGGCGATCGTCGAGGCGGGCTTCGCCGTCGCCCACGGCGACCCGGACGCGATCTTCTCGGGCGACGTCGAGGCCGGCACGGTGATCGCGGCCACCGCGCCCGACGGCACCTCGCTCGCCGAGCTGCAGACGCTCGAGGAGCGCTCCCCCGTCGCGCTCCTCCTCTCGCTCGGCCCCGTCCCGGCCGCCGCGGGCCAGACGGCGGAGGCCGCGCGCGCCGCGCTCGCCGAGGTCGGCCTCGAGGCCGACTTCTCGGCCGAGGAGCACTCGCTCGAGGTGCCTGCGGGCACCCTCATCTCGGTCGCCGTCCCCGAGGGGCAGGTGCGCCCCGGCGCCGTCATCGGCGGCGTGGTCTCGCTCGGACCCCGCATGCTCGACGTGCCCGACGTCGTCGGCCGCCCCATCACCGAGGCCGTCGAGACCATCCGCGCCGCGGGCTTCGACCCGCAGCTGACGACGAACGTGCCCGACTTCCTGCAGCCGACGCTCCAGATCGTGTCGCAGGACCCCCAGGGCGGCCAGCTCGCCGAGGGCTCCCCCGTCGCGCTCGACGCGACCTACTGA